A genomic region of Kribbella sp. NBC_00382 contains the following coding sequences:
- a CDS encoding DUF2785 domain-containing protein — translation MESTYWQDVMAADYAVPRDRALTDLTEELVRGLASTNPQVRDALAYPTLATWLERGVYDDLLPGFGDGLCAGLAYGLGEDGTDTVFRRSFTALTLAEVIHRDNAEFLVHDEVVMRWGDRLATWLLRERDLRGYVADCGWAHAVAHGADAIGALARSRHCDAGVLRALLDVLADRIVKETQYRWVHEEHDRVAHAVMTILHRNMLTSDELERWLKPVAATAAQQPLMHETLPEWPTPNVFNARSVLHVLLSQLAIGVKGFPIPGDDELFGRPIEARADMLLMLTEAVRGSQPYIYRPAASSS, via the coding sequence GTGGAGTCGACGTACTGGCAGGACGTGATGGCCGCGGACTACGCGGTACCCCGCGATCGTGCGCTGACCGACCTCACCGAGGAGCTCGTCCGGGGCCTCGCCAGCACCAACCCGCAGGTGCGGGACGCGCTGGCCTACCCGACCCTGGCCACCTGGCTCGAGCGCGGGGTCTACGACGACCTGCTGCCCGGTTTCGGTGACGGTCTCTGCGCCGGACTCGCCTACGGGCTCGGCGAGGACGGTACCGACACGGTGTTCCGGCGCTCCTTCACCGCGCTGACGCTGGCGGAGGTGATCCATCGCGACAACGCCGAGTTCCTCGTCCACGACGAGGTGGTGATGCGCTGGGGCGACCGGCTGGCCACCTGGCTGCTGCGCGAGCGCGACCTCCGTGGGTATGTCGCCGACTGCGGCTGGGCGCATGCCGTCGCGCATGGGGCTGACGCCATCGGCGCACTGGCCCGCTCGCGGCACTGCGACGCGGGGGTGCTGCGGGCGCTGCTCGACGTACTGGCCGACCGGATCGTGAAGGAAACGCAGTACCGGTGGGTGCACGAGGAGCATGACCGGGTCGCGCATGCCGTGATGACGATCCTGCACCGCAACATGCTCACCAGCGACGAGCTCGAGCGCTGGCTGAAGCCGGTCGCGGCGACTGCGGCTCAGCAACCGCTGATGCACGAGACGTTGCCCGAGTGGCCGACCCCGAACGTCTTCAACGCCCGCAGCGTCCTGCATGTCCTCCTCAGCCAACTGGCAATCGGCGTCAAAGGCTTCCCCATCCCCGGCGACGACGAACTCTTCGGCCGCCCGATCGAAGCACGCGCCGACATGCTCCTGATGCTGACCGAGGCCGTCCGAGGCTCCCAGCCGTACATCTACCGACCTGCCGCCAGCAGTAGCTGA
- a CDS encoding SMI1/KNR4 family protein codes for MTVAVSWSRLAGWLAAHQPATAELINSPATAVDLRYLEAAVNRPLPGDLVELLELADGTEHRAVRGSLIPTLYNLVPVKDMLSARQMLQEIQRSIYGPGPWSGEGDRAGRPATDWLDSFLPIAQAADTGFLYVDLRDGDQFGCIWEWYPEGGGQSAPRWGGVGEMIEDVAGAFVDGRPALQAYTSGAVWPEKRLPPQLVEVDDGRLQWFAVPD; via the coding sequence ATGACTGTCGCCGTGTCCTGGTCCCGGTTGGCCGGCTGGCTCGCTGCCCACCAGCCGGCCACGGCAGAGCTGATCAACTCACCCGCGACGGCGGTTGACCTCCGCTACCTTGAGGCCGCTGTCAACCGGCCGCTTCCGGGTGACTTGGTCGAACTGCTCGAGCTTGCCGACGGTACGGAGCATCGCGCGGTCCGGGGGTCGCTCATACCGACGCTCTACAACCTCGTACCGGTGAAGGACATGTTGTCGGCGCGGCAGATGCTGCAGGAGATCCAGCGTTCGATCTACGGGCCGGGACCTTGGTCTGGCGAGGGCGATCGCGCTGGGCGACCAGCGACCGATTGGCTCGACAGCTTTCTGCCGATCGCGCAGGCGGCTGATACCGGCTTCCTGTACGTCGATCTGCGCGACGGCGACCAGTTCGGATGCATCTGGGAGTGGTACCCGGAAGGTGGCGGGCAGTCGGCACCGCGGTGGGGCGGTGTCGGCGAGATGATCGAAGATGTTGCGGGTGCATTCGTCGACGGGCGTCCGGCCCTCCAGGCATACACAAGCGGAGCCGTCTGGCCGGAGAAGCGACTCCCGCCTCAGCTGGTGGAAGTGGACGATGGGCGCCTGCAGTGGTTCGCAGTACCCGACTGA
- a CDS encoding GNAT family N-acetyltransferase has protein sequence MERLLIAPTVGLHVEWLEAHAEWGAGVHEDGFGVGPSDEVESAEGFAAWVAGLAARADRATVRWIVEDGRVQGGIALRHQLNEVTGHIGYGIRPSARGRGLATWALGEMLDHASSLGMGRVMLGCLGDNVASIKTIEHQGGVLAEVVDKGDRSVRRYWIGLVERGDGRGTPVS, from the coding sequence GTGGAGAGGCTATTGATTGCACCGACTGTTGGGCTGCATGTGGAGTGGTTGGAGGCGCATGCGGAGTGGGGGGCGGGGGTTCATGAGGATGGGTTTGGGGTGGGGCCGTCCGATGAGGTTGAGTCGGCTGAAGGGTTTGCTGCTTGGGTTGCTGGGTTGGCTGCTCGGGCGGATCGCGCGACTGTTCGATGGATTGTTGAGGACGGGCGGGTGCAGGGCGGGATCGCGCTGCGGCATCAGTTGAACGAGGTGACTGGGCATATCGGCTATGGGATTCGGCCGTCGGCGCGTGGGCGGGGGCTGGCTACGTGGGCGTTGGGCGAGATGCTCGATCACGCGAGCAGCTTGGGCATGGGTCGGGTGATGCTCGGCTGCCTCGGCGACAACGTGGCGTCGATCAAGACCATCGAGCACCAAGGCGGAGTTCTCGCAGAGGTCGTGGACAAAGGCGATCGGTCGGTACGCCGGTACTGGATCGGCCTCGTCGAGCGTGGAGATGGCAGGGGGACGCCGGTCAGTTGA
- a CDS encoding DUF7668 domain-containing protein: MVEVVVPLKDDVQTAVPHVWRDALAAIVDSLVQGDARIGQGIANVEPVSEERSNLCREIVANYGSATLIRLPEATWNSSVARWQGDRWDCLVDLWTAEDGRSDLVLELAVFEDRETGFHYRPQLVYVP, encoded by the coding sequence ATGGTCGAGGTCGTGGTGCCGCTGAAGGATGACGTCCAGACTGCCGTGCCGCACGTTTGGCGAGACGCTCTTGCCGCGATCGTCGATTCCCTCGTTCAGGGAGACGCCCGCATCGGCCAGGGCATCGCGAACGTTGAGCCGGTCTCCGAGGAGCGCTCGAACCTCTGTCGCGAGATCGTCGCGAACTACGGATCGGCGACCTTGATCCGATTGCCGGAGGCAACCTGGAACAGCTCGGTCGCGAGGTGGCAGGGGGACCGCTGGGACTGTCTCGTTGACCTCTGGACCGCGGAGGACGGTCGCAGCGACCTCGTCCTCGAGCTCGCGGTGTTCGAGGATCGCGAGACGGGCTTTCACTATCGTCCGCAGCTCGTTTACGTCCCGTAG
- a CDS encoding dihydrofolate reductase family protein, translating to MGKVVAQANMSLDGYVAKQDNSIGRLFDWLQNGEVEVPTPAGDFALHLTPTSSEHLRQWVSSLGALVCGRTLFEVAEGWQGRHTLDVPVVVVTHEVPTDWVEAHPEAPFTFVTEGVAAAIAHAQTIAGDRVVAVTGGTIARQCLELGLLDEVAVDLVPVVMGEGNRPFFGKLSAEDVLLGNPTTCVQGDHVTHLVFPVER from the coding sequence ATGGGCAAGGTAGTAGCGCAGGCGAACATGTCGCTCGACGGGTATGTCGCCAAGCAGGACAACAGCATCGGGCGGTTGTTCGACTGGCTGCAGAACGGCGAAGTCGAAGTACCGACTCCTGCTGGAGATTTCGCCCTCCACCTGACGCCGACGAGCTCAGAACACCTGCGGCAGTGGGTGTCCTCGCTCGGCGCACTGGTTTGCGGGCGGACGCTGTTCGAGGTGGCCGAGGGGTGGCAAGGGCGCCACACCTTGGATGTTCCTGTCGTCGTGGTGACGCATGAGGTCCCTACCGACTGGGTCGAGGCGCACCCCGAGGCGCCGTTCACCTTCGTGACTGAGGGCGTCGCGGCTGCGATCGCTCATGCCCAGACGATCGCCGGCGACCGGGTTGTCGCGGTCACCGGTGGCACCATCGCCCGGCAGTGCCTGGAGCTTGGGCTGCTCGACGAGGTGGCCGTAGACCTCGTCCCGGTGGTCATGGGCGAGGGTAACCGCCCCTTCTTCGGCAAGCTCTCCGCTGAGGACGTACTGCTCGGCAACCCAACCACCTGCGTCCAGGGCGACCACGTCACCCACCTGGTCTTCCCAGTGGAGCGCTAG
- a CDS encoding TetR/AcrR family transcriptional regulator C-terminal domain-containing protein produces MTEPVPSLVWTRQRPEPRRRAPGVDQYVAAALAVADTEGLEAVSMRRVAGDLGSGTATLYRYITNRDELIDLMIDAVQGEDPLPEDSRDWRVGLAAVAYGLRTTLLRHPWLAGELTGRPSLGPNSLRRSEAALRAAVALTPDITRAAQALGTVRAYVLGSVASEQAALLAEQRSGLTKEQWQHSHGPYITEVLAAGEHPMLARRVHEAEEPDPDVDFTFGLTCILDGLATRFGR; encoded by the coding sequence ATGACCGAACCCGTTCCCTCGTTGGTGTGGACCCGGCAACGCCCCGAGCCGCGCCGACGCGCACCGGGCGTCGACCAGTACGTCGCAGCCGCCCTGGCCGTCGCCGACACAGAAGGCCTGGAGGCGGTCTCCATGCGCCGCGTCGCCGGCGACCTGGGCTCCGGCACAGCCACCCTCTACCGCTACATCACCAACCGCGACGAACTGATCGACCTGATGATCGACGCAGTCCAGGGCGAGGACCCTCTTCCTGAGGACTCCAGGGACTGGCGGGTGGGGTTGGCTGCGGTTGCGTATGGGCTGCGGACGACACTGTTGCGGCATCCGTGGCTGGCGGGGGAGCTGACGGGCAGGCCGTCGCTCGGCCCTAACTCGTTGCGGCGGTCTGAAGCGGCGCTGCGGGCCGCTGTTGCGCTCACGCCTGACATCACCCGGGCAGCGCAGGCGCTTGGCACTGTGCGCGCGTACGTGCTGGGCTCAGTAGCCAGCGAGCAAGCCGCTCTGCTTGCCGAGCAGCGCAGTGGCCTCACTAAAGAGCAGTGGCAGCACAGCCACGGCCCGTACATCACCGAGGTCCTCGCGGCGGGTGAGCACCCGATGCTCGCCCGTCGCGTCCACGAGGCCGAGGAGCCCGACCCCGACGTCGACTTCACCTTCGGCCTGACCTGCATCCTCGACGGCCTCGCAACCCGCTTCGGCCGCTGA
- a CDS encoding FAD-dependent monooxygenase translates to MTETMYPEVPVLVVGGGSVGLLTAALLAHHGVPAVLVERRSGPSIHPRATGIGARTVEILRELGLDKAADAVAVDLQGAGAVGKAVARTVVEMGAGDVATVPMPTSPAGELDVTPFKLRGVCAQDRLDTVVAADLVRRGADLRWSTNLVAIKQDSNGVDVELEGPDGRYSLRCQRVVAADGGHSAVRTALGIGTSGAGDLGKSMINILFRADLRPHLQGTSFGTCTITTPDAPGLLVTVDGESTWVFHVACDVDAGERPEDFTHERCITIIRAAVGDPGLGVEIRSVLPWRPRSSLADRFAVGRVFLVGDAAHTVSPLGAFGLNTGVADAHNLAWKLAAVHHGEAGAGLLDTYAQEREPVAAATLDQAMRRVADPQLHWGRGPEADAARAAAGVWAAPVVHLGQRYDSAAIVDPRPELPSTVDLAAALDGTPGSRVPHAWVDGVSTLDLVASRWTLLVGPAADQWFAAAAELGVPAYRVSAPWLTDDGALLVRPDAIVAMRVTDPTPDPTRFLATALNQLLARPITSESLQVVDFVERHDLVTEVSVVAQQSRNTP, encoded by the coding sequence ATGACGGAGACAATGTATCCAGAAGTACCGGTACTAGTCGTCGGCGGAGGTAGCGTCGGCCTGCTCACCGCGGCCCTCCTCGCCCACCACGGCGTCCCCGCGGTACTAGTCGAACGCCGGTCCGGCCCATCGATCCATCCACGCGCGACCGGCATCGGAGCCCGTACCGTCGAGATCCTCCGCGAACTCGGGCTCGACAAGGCCGCGGACGCCGTCGCGGTCGACCTCCAGGGCGCCGGCGCCGTGGGCAAAGCGGTGGCGCGGACCGTCGTCGAGATGGGTGCAGGCGACGTCGCGACCGTCCCCATGCCCACCTCGCCCGCCGGCGAACTGGACGTGACGCCCTTCAAGCTGCGTGGCGTCTGCGCTCAGGACCGGCTCGACACCGTGGTCGCGGCCGACCTCGTACGCCGGGGAGCCGACCTGCGCTGGTCGACCAACCTGGTCGCCATCAAGCAGGACTCCAACGGGGTCGACGTCGAACTGGAAGGCCCCGACGGCCGCTACTCGCTGCGGTGCCAGCGGGTCGTCGCCGCGGACGGCGGGCACAGCGCGGTACGGACCGCGCTCGGCATCGGTACCTCCGGAGCGGGCGACCTGGGCAAGTCGATGATCAATATCCTGTTCCGCGCCGACCTCCGACCACACCTGCAGGGAACGTCCTTCGGCACCTGCACGATCACCACGCCCGACGCGCCCGGCCTGCTGGTCACGGTGGACGGCGAGTCGACCTGGGTCTTCCACGTGGCCTGCGATGTCGACGCCGGCGAACGCCCCGAGGACTTCACGCACGAACGCTGCATCACGATCATCCGGGCGGCCGTGGGTGATCCCGGCCTCGGCGTCGAGATCCGCAGCGTACTTCCGTGGCGACCCCGGAGCTCGCTGGCCGATCGGTTCGCCGTCGGCCGGGTGTTCCTCGTCGGGGATGCCGCGCATACCGTGTCGCCGCTGGGCGCGTTCGGGCTCAACACCGGCGTCGCCGATGCCCACAACCTGGCGTGGAAGCTGGCCGCTGTGCACCACGGTGAGGCAGGCGCCGGTCTGCTCGACACCTACGCGCAGGAACGCGAGCCGGTCGCGGCGGCGACGCTGGACCAGGCAATGCGCAGAGTCGCCGACCCCCAACTGCATTGGGGCCGTGGACCCGAGGCCGACGCGGCGAGGGCGGCTGCGGGTGTTTGGGCGGCGCCAGTCGTGCACCTCGGCCAGCGGTACGACTCGGCCGCCATCGTCGATCCACGGCCGGAACTCCCTTCCACAGTTGACCTTGCGGCGGCTCTGGACGGTACGCCGGGCTCGCGGGTCCCCCATGCGTGGGTCGACGGGGTCTCGACGCTAGACCTCGTCGCGTCCCGGTGGACCCTGCTGGTTGGTCCCGCGGCCGACCAGTGGTTCGCAGCTGCGGCCGAGCTGGGCGTACCGGCGTACCGGGTCTCTGCGCCGTGGCTGACCGACGACGGCGCCCTGCTCGTACGACCGGACGCGATCGTCGCGATGCGGGTCACCGACCCAACCCCGGACCCAACACGCTTCCTCGCCACCGCCCTGAACCAACTACTAGCCAGGCCGATCACCTCAGAGTCCTTGCAGGTGGTCGATTTCGTTGAGAGACACGACCTGGTGACTGAAGTGAGTGTCGTTGCGCAGCAGAGTCGTAATACTCCCTGA
- a CDS encoding histidine phosphatase family protein has protein sequence MRRIYLVTHAEAQHHVDGLVGGWYDSELTGRGLLQAERIGSVLAGRIGSEAVEVYSSDLRRASQTAERIACRFSVGVQVDARLRERSNGEADGRPQAWLEERRVPLPEYGDRLGHHDGPAGAETRLALVERLYPALDDIIRRPVANQIVVSHGSASSYLIAAWIGMPMMATDRGFFPLKSGSITTLLRNDTHFSHQVVSLNEIDHLQGL, from the coding sequence GTGAGACGCATCTACTTGGTGACGCATGCTGAGGCGCAGCATCACGTCGACGGGCTGGTCGGAGGTTGGTACGACTCGGAGTTGACGGGTCGTGGGTTGTTGCAGGCTGAGCGGATTGGCTCGGTGTTGGCGGGCAGGATCGGGTCGGAGGCGGTTGAGGTTTACTCTTCCGATTTGCGGCGGGCCAGTCAGACGGCGGAGCGGATTGCTTGCCGGTTCTCGGTCGGCGTACAGGTTGATGCTCGGCTTCGGGAGAGGTCTAACGGGGAGGCTGATGGGCGGCCGCAGGCTTGGCTTGAGGAGCGGCGGGTTCCGTTGCCGGAGTACGGAGATCGGCTTGGGCATCACGATGGGCCGGCTGGTGCGGAGACTCGGCTGGCGTTGGTTGAGCGGTTGTATCCGGCGCTCGATGACATCATTCGTCGGCCGGTCGCCAACCAGATCGTGGTGTCCCACGGATCCGCGTCGAGCTATCTGATCGCGGCCTGGATCGGGATGCCGATGATGGCTACCGATCGGGGCTTCTTCCCGCTCAAGTCAGGGAGTATTACGACTCTGCTGCGCAACGACACTCACTTCAGTCACCAGGTCGTGTCTCTCAACGAAATCGACCACCTGCAAGGACTCTGA
- a CDS encoding endonuclease/exonuclease/phosphatase family protein, which produces MDTDAAWNLRRVVLSVLFLLVVALPLYPELYGLDEVTPFTQVVAFRPQLLVLVLVLGLAMLFRWNWRIAAGLVILLALVGGGLLAPRKFSDPTPPPAGTRALTVMVANVLGGGADPGEVAKLITAHRPDIVSLPEAQVDVRQQIEAQLKGLHYYGYTQQANAEVESATSVLVSAELGNVHFDSEKLDTGRVNSQQPSTTKPGAGDPGATTIGPVQQTTTQFGHIIITGGNLGKLRLIAYHGYPPLPKDVTIWKQDLQVVKDWCAADSPTVVAGDFNATVDHADFRAALGRHCKSVGPSVGEGFQGTWPANRPVLFRTQIDHVVISDGILPGKFQTYEMEGSDHRAVITTIAVPK; this is translated from the coding sequence ATGGATACTGATGCGGCTTGGAACCTGCGGCGGGTCGTGCTGTCGGTGTTGTTCCTGCTGGTGGTTGCCCTGCCGCTGTATCCGGAGCTGTACGGGCTCGACGAGGTCACGCCGTTCACGCAGGTGGTGGCGTTCCGTCCGCAGCTCCTGGTACTTGTCCTGGTACTCGGGTTGGCGATGCTGTTCCGCTGGAACTGGCGGATCGCGGCCGGCCTGGTGATCCTGCTGGCCCTCGTTGGTGGCGGGCTGCTGGCGCCGCGGAAGTTCTCCGATCCGACGCCGCCGCCGGCCGGTACCCGGGCGCTGACGGTGATGGTCGCCAATGTGCTGGGTGGAGGAGCGGATCCCGGCGAGGTGGCCAAGCTGATCACCGCGCACCGGCCGGACATCGTTTCGTTGCCCGAGGCACAGGTCGACGTACGGCAGCAGATCGAGGCTCAGCTCAAGGGACTGCATTACTACGGCTACACCCAGCAGGCCAACGCCGAGGTCGAGAGCGCCACCAGCGTGCTGGTCTCGGCCGAGCTCGGCAACGTCCACTTCGACTCGGAGAAGCTCGACACCGGCCGGGTCAACTCCCAGCAACCCAGTACGACGAAACCCGGCGCCGGCGACCCCGGCGCGACGACGATCGGGCCGGTTCAGCAGACCACGACCCAGTTCGGCCACATCATCATCACCGGCGGCAACCTGGGGAAGCTCCGGCTGATCGCGTACCACGGGTATCCGCCGCTCCCGAAGGACGTGACGATCTGGAAGCAGGACCTGCAGGTCGTCAAGGACTGGTGCGCGGCGGACTCCCCGACTGTGGTGGCCGGCGACTTCAACGCAACCGTCGACCACGCGGACTTCCGAGCCGCCCTCGGCCGCCACTGCAAGAGCGTCGGCCCGTCGGTAGGCGAAGGCTTCCAAGGCACCTGGCCGGCCAACCGCCCGGTGCTGTTCCGCACCCAGATCGACCACGTCGTCATCTCCGACGGAATCCTCCCCGGCAAGTTCCAGACCTACGAGATGGAAGGCTCCGACCACCGGGCCGTCATCACGACGATCGCAGTACCGAAGTGA
- a CDS encoding DUF3311 domain-containing protein, producing the protein MSKLAAVRPAYWIAGVLLAVSVVVPLLVSTYAKDEPRLWGFPFFYWYQLLWVFISAITVSISYRLVTREERRRRADAGLDAGSSRKEGDR; encoded by the coding sequence GTGTCCAAACTTGCCGCGGTCAGACCCGCGTACTGGATCGCCGGCGTTCTGCTGGCGGTCTCGGTGGTCGTACCGCTTCTAGTCTCCACCTACGCCAAAGACGAACCCCGATTGTGGGGTTTTCCGTTCTTCTACTGGTACCAGCTGCTCTGGGTCTTCATCTCCGCGATCACGGTGAGCATCTCGTACCGGCTGGTGACGCGCGAGGAGCGTAGGCGACGGGCCGATGCAGGCCTCGACGCCGGGTCGAGCCGGAAGGAGGGCGACCGATGA